One window of Burkholderia thailandensis E264 genomic DNA carries:
- the flgL gene encoding flagellar hook-associated protein FlgL, whose product MRISSSQLYSLNVDMMNDQQAQIAQLYQQVSSGISLTTPADNPLAAAQAVQLSATSATLSQYTQNQTIVQTALQTEDTTLTSVNDVLNAAYQSIMHAGDGGLSDSDRAALAAQIQGSRDHLLTLANTADGAGNYLFAGFQPTTQPFSNKPGGGVTYAGDYGARTVQIADTRTVSQGDNGASVFMSVPFLGSLPVPAAGASNTGTGTIGAVSITNPSDPTNTHQFTITFGGTAAAPTYTVTDNTVTPPTTTAAQPYSSGQGINLGGQTVAVSGTPAVGDTFTVTPAPQAGADVFATLDTVIAALKTPVGNSPSASTALTNTLATTSTKLMNTMTNVLTVQASVGGRLQEVKAMQSVTSTNSLQTTNSLSNLTATNLPAAISQFLQLQNSLSAAQKAFVQMQNLSLFQYLNP is encoded by the coding sequence ATGCGCATTTCCAGCTCTCAGCTCTACAGCCTGAACGTCGACATGATGAACGACCAGCAGGCGCAGATCGCTCAGCTCTACCAGCAGGTGTCGAGCGGCATCAGCCTGACGACGCCCGCCGACAATCCGCTCGCGGCCGCGCAGGCGGTGCAGCTCTCGGCGACGTCGGCCACGCTCTCGCAGTACACGCAGAACCAGACGATCGTGCAGACCGCGCTGCAGACCGAGGACACGACGCTCACGAGCGTCAACGACGTGCTCAACGCCGCGTATCAGTCGATCATGCACGCGGGCGACGGCGGGTTGTCCGACAGCGACCGCGCGGCGCTCGCCGCGCAAATTCAGGGCTCGCGCGACCATCTGCTCACGCTCGCGAACACGGCGGACGGCGCGGGCAACTACCTGTTCGCGGGCTTCCAGCCGACGACGCAGCCGTTCTCGAACAAGCCGGGCGGCGGCGTCACGTATGCGGGCGACTATGGCGCGCGCACTGTGCAGATCGCCGACACGCGCACGGTCTCGCAGGGCGACAACGGCGCGAGCGTGTTCATGTCGGTGCCGTTCCTCGGCAGCCTGCCGGTGCCCGCCGCGGGCGCGAGCAACACGGGCACGGGCACGATCGGCGCGGTCAGCATCACGAATCCGTCCGATCCGACCAACACGCACCAGTTCACGATCACGTTCGGCGGCACGGCGGCGGCGCCGACCTACACGGTGACCGACAATACGGTCACGCCGCCGACGACGACCGCGGCGCAGCCGTACTCGTCGGGCCAAGGGATCAATCTCGGCGGCCAGACGGTTGCGGTGTCGGGCACGCCGGCCGTGGGCGACACGTTCACGGTGACGCCCGCGCCGCAGGCGGGCGCCGACGTGTTCGCGACGCTCGACACGGTGATCGCCGCGCTGAAGACGCCCGTCGGCAACAGCCCGAGCGCGTCGACCGCGCTGACGAACACGCTGGCCACGACGTCGACGAAGCTGATGAACACGATGACGAACGTGCTGACCGTGCAGGCGTCGGTCGGCGGCCGCCTGCAGGAAGTGAAGGCGATGCAGTCGGTGACGTCGACGAATTCGCTGCAGACGACGAACAGCCTGTCGAACCTGACCGCCACGAACCTGCCCGCCGCGATCAGCCAGTTCCTGCAACTGCAGAATTCGCTGAGCGCCGCGCAGAAGGCGTTCGTGCAGATGCAGAACCTGTCGCTGTTCCAGTATCTGAACCCGTAA
- a CDS encoding solute carrier family 23 protein, translated as MADSYFPRWRAQPRDDAARVVAPDERLPWPQTFAMGVQHVVAMFGSTVLAPLLMGFDPNLCILMSGIGTLLFFVLVGGRVPSYLGSSFAFIGLVIAVTGYAGGGANPNIPVALGGIVACGVVYALIGLVVSAVGTRWIETLMPPVVTGAIVAVIGLNLAPIAVKSVSASTFDSTLALVTVLCVGGVAVFARGMLQRLLILVGVVIAYAIYAALTNGMGLGKPIDFAIVAHAAWFGVPTFHRPVFDPHAMLLIAPVAVILVAENLGHIKAVSAMTGRNLDRYVGRAFIGDGLATIVSGSMGGTGVTTYAENIGVMAVTRIYSTLVFVAAALIAILLGFSPKFGAVIQTIPGPVLGGVSIVVFGLIAVTGARIWVVNRVDFSDNRNLIVAAVTLVLGAGDFSLKLGGFALGGIGTATFGAIILYALLRKEKEPGPMV; from the coding sequence ATGGCCGATTCCTATTTTCCGCGGTGGCGCGCGCAGCCGCGCGACGACGCGGCCCGCGTCGTCGCGCCCGACGAGCGCCTGCCGTGGCCGCAGACCTTCGCGATGGGCGTGCAGCACGTCGTCGCGATGTTCGGCTCGACCGTGCTCGCGCCGCTGCTGATGGGCTTCGATCCGAATCTCTGCATCCTGATGTCCGGGATCGGCACGCTGCTGTTCTTCGTGCTCGTAGGCGGGCGCGTGCCGAGCTATCTCGGCTCGAGCTTCGCGTTCATCGGCCTCGTGATCGCCGTGACGGGCTACGCCGGCGGCGGCGCGAATCCGAACATTCCCGTCGCGCTCGGCGGGATCGTCGCGTGCGGCGTCGTCTATGCGCTGATCGGGCTCGTCGTGTCCGCGGTCGGCACGCGCTGGATCGAGACGCTGATGCCGCCCGTCGTCACGGGCGCGATCGTCGCGGTGATCGGGCTCAATCTCGCGCCGATCGCGGTGAAGAGCGTGTCCGCGTCGACCTTCGATTCGACGCTCGCGCTCGTGACCGTGCTGTGCGTCGGCGGCGTCGCCGTGTTCGCGCGCGGGATGTTGCAGCGGCTGCTGATTCTCGTCGGCGTAGTGATCGCGTACGCGATCTACGCGGCGCTCACGAACGGCATGGGGCTCGGCAAGCCGATCGATTTCGCGATCGTCGCGCATGCCGCATGGTTCGGCGTGCCGACGTTCCATCGGCCCGTGTTCGATCCGCACGCGATGCTGCTGATCGCGCCCGTCGCCGTGATCCTCGTCGCGGAGAATCTCGGCCACATCAAGGCGGTGAGCGCGATGACGGGCCGCAATCTGGACCGCTACGTCGGCCGCGCGTTCATCGGCGACGGCCTGGCGACGATCGTCTCGGGCAGCATGGGCGGCACGGGCGTGACGACGTATGCGGAGAACATCGGCGTGATGGCGGTGACGAGAATCTATTCGACGCTCGTGTTCGTCGCGGCCGCGCTGATCGCGATCCTGCTCGGCTTTTCGCCGAAGTTCGGCGCGGTGATCCAGACGATTCCGGGGCCGGTGCTGGGCGGCGTGTCGATCGTCGTGTTCGGCCTGATCGCGGTGACGGGCGCGCGGATCTGGGTCGTGAACCGCGTCGATTTCTCCGACAACCGGAATCTGATCGTCGCAGCGGTCACGCTCGTGCTCGGCGCGGGTGATTTCTCGCTGAAGCTGGGCGGCTTCGCGCTCGGCGGAATCGGCACCGCGACGTTCGGCGCGATCATCCTCTATGCGCTGCTGCGCAAGGAGAAGGAGCCGGGGCCGATGGTGTGA